Proteins from a genomic interval of Myxococcales bacterium:
- a CDS encoding DEAD/DEAH box helicase: protein MADALAPFAPPTAAWFAATFAAPTPAQVQAWPALARGEHVLLVAPTGSGKTLAAFLAALDRLMFAPRAPTVSAARGRRGPGTRVVYVSPIKALAVDVERNLMAPLAGVGAAAAAAGVEAAPVTVAVRTGDTSAKERRAIARGGADVLITTPESLYLMLTSAAREALRGVEVVIIDEIHALVGNERGAHLALSLERLAHLTGRPLQRVGLSATQRPLDEVARFLAGARPVTIVDASAPKALALSVEAPFAEPGPADAAPTTSNWDRVFPRLLELVRAHTSTLVFVNSRRLAERAAAALNELAGEVLVHAHHCSVAKEQRGLIEDQLKAGALRGLIATSSLELGIDMGAIDLVVQVEPPPSVSSGLQRVGRAGHQVGATSTSVIVSKHKGDVLACATLVAAMRAGAVERSRYLRNPLDVLAQQLVAMAALEPWPVDALYQVVTRCACFAELPRAAFDATIDMLCGSFAIEELAEVRPRLTYDRAAGVIRARDGAHRVAITSGGTIADRGLYGVYVSGAPAGKGRVGELDEEMVFESKVGERFLLGASTWRIDEITHDRVLVSPAPGQPGKMPFWRGESAMRAFELGQRMGALARELAGVPGPAAHDRLVGELGLTPAAAEVLVTDLAEQARASAVPTDRTVVVEVSRDELGELRVCVLAPFGARVMAPWAMLAQRAARDALGFEVELLWTNDGFVVRLPDGAGLDGGDAWLFPAAATLTDALTGLIAGTSMFAARFREAAGRALLLPRRRPGQRTPLWQVRKKAQDLLRGAQRVADFPILLEAYRKCLTDVFDVAALREVMTAIADGTIAVERRLVEAPSPSASAVLFGYVASFMYEGDAPPLERRAAALAIDPARLRELIGDGSLRALLDAEVLAELEATLARADHPPTTADGWHDRLLYLGDVDATALTAADAAIVDGLVAAGRALALAVGARALLVPAEYAGRYRDAIGAALPAGVPAAFLAPTADPRRDLLVRYARTHGPFTAAELRARYGLDAGALAAALAALVATGELVAGEFRPDGADAEWIHADVLRSARARSLAKVRRQIAPVSAAAYVRFLHAWHGVVHRRAGLDPLLDAIEKLQGLPVLASQLEDELLPARVARYAPADLDTLAAAGEVVWRGVAPAGAKDGRIVLALAEHAERFADPEAFAAAEAGTGELGQRVLALLRARGALFFTEIKAAIPIFPGDLVRALWALTWSGLVANDSFRPLRELGADEAAPTRHGRRARIAAAGFRSRRTLPAAAEGRWAAVPTPTTSATDRGHALLHQWLARYGVVTKDSATAEGGFAAAYPVLRALEDAGQLVRGHFVADIAALQFATSGAVELLRSHARPRVPPAVVALAAGDCASPFGTVLPWPSGAGDVRPRRIAGATVITVDGAATAWLPPDLDHLCAWLGDDAALAAELTAVEIVRLVREARTAGEPATIHTIAGVAAPAHPLARHLIAAGLAARDATLVLDRARDVWR, encoded by the coding sequence ATGGCCGACGCGCTGGCGCCGTTCGCACCGCCGACCGCGGCCTGGTTCGCGGCGACGTTCGCGGCCCCGACGCCGGCGCAGGTGCAGGCGTGGCCGGCGCTGGCGCGCGGCGAGCACGTGCTGCTGGTGGCGCCGACCGGCAGCGGCAAGACCCTGGCGGCGTTCCTGGCCGCGCTCGATCGGCTGATGTTCGCGCCGCGCGCGCCGACGGTGAGCGCGGCCCGCGGCCGGCGCGGCCCCGGCACCCGCGTGGTCTACGTGTCGCCGATCAAGGCGCTGGCGGTCGACGTCGAGCGCAACCTGATGGCGCCGCTGGCGGGCGTCGGCGCGGCGGCGGCCGCGGCCGGCGTCGAGGCCGCGCCGGTGACCGTCGCGGTCCGCACCGGCGACACCAGCGCCAAGGAGCGGCGCGCGATCGCCCGCGGCGGCGCCGACGTGCTGATCACCACGCCCGAGTCGCTGTACCTGATGCTCACCAGCGCGGCGCGCGAGGCGCTGCGCGGCGTCGAGGTGGTGATCATCGACGAGATCCACGCGCTGGTCGGCAACGAGCGCGGCGCCCACCTGGCGCTGTCGCTCGAGCGGCTCGCGCACCTGACCGGGCGCCCGCTGCAGCGCGTGGGCCTGTCGGCGACCCAGCGCCCGCTCGACGAGGTCGCCCGGTTCCTGGCCGGCGCGCGGCCGGTGACGATCGTCGACGCCAGCGCGCCCAAGGCCCTGGCGCTGTCGGTCGAGGCGCCGTTCGCCGAGCCCGGACCGGCCGACGCCGCGCCGACCACGTCGAACTGGGACCGGGTGTTCCCGCGCCTGCTCGAGCTGGTGCGGGCCCACACCAGCACGTTGGTGTTCGTCAACTCGCGGCGCCTCGCCGAGCGCGCCGCCGCCGCGCTCAACGAGCTGGCCGGCGAGGTGCTGGTCCACGCCCACCACTGCTCGGTCGCCAAGGAGCAGCGCGGGCTGATCGAGGACCAGCTCAAGGCCGGCGCGCTGCGCGGGCTGATCGCGACCAGCTCGCTCGAGCTGGGCATCGACATGGGCGCGATCGATCTGGTCGTGCAGGTCGAGCCGCCGCCGTCGGTGTCGAGCGGCCTGCAGCGGGTCGGCCGCGCCGGCCACCAGGTCGGCGCCACCAGCACCAGCGTGATCGTGTCCAAGCACAAGGGCGACGTGCTGGCGTGCGCGACGCTGGTGGCGGCGATGCGCGCGGGCGCGGTCGAGCGCAGCCGCTACCTGCGCAACCCGCTCGACGTGCTGGCGCAGCAGCTGGTCGCGATGGCCGCGCTCGAGCCGTGGCCGGTCGACGCGCTCTACCAGGTGGTCACGCGCTGCGCGTGCTTCGCCGAGCTGCCGCGCGCCGCGTTCGACGCGACGATCGACATGCTGTGCGGCAGCTTCGCGATCGAGGAGCTGGCCGAGGTGCGGCCGCGGCTCACCTACGATCGCGCGGCCGGCGTGATCCGGGCCCGCGACGGCGCCCACCGGGTCGCGATCACCAGCGGCGGCACGATCGCCGATCGCGGGCTCTACGGCGTCTACGTCAGCGGCGCCCCGGCCGGCAAGGGCCGGGTCGGCGAGCTCGACGAGGAGATGGTGTTCGAGAGCAAGGTCGGCGAGCGGTTCCTGCTGGGCGCGTCGACCTGGCGCATCGACGAGATCACCCACGACCGGGTGCTGGTGTCGCCGGCGCCGGGGCAACCCGGGAAGATGCCGTTCTGGCGCGGCGAGAGCGCGATGCGCGCCTTCGAGCTGGGCCAGCGCATGGGCGCGCTGGCGCGCGAGCTGGCCGGCGTGCCCGGGCCGGCCGCGCACGATCGCCTGGTCGGCGAGCTGGGCCTGACGCCGGCGGCGGCCGAGGTGCTGGTGACCGACCTGGCCGAGCAGGCGCGGGCCTCGGCGGTGCCGACCGATCGCACGGTCGTGGTCGAGGTGTCGCGCGACGAGCTGGGCGAGCTGCGGGTGTGCGTGCTGGCGCCGTTCGGCGCGCGGGTGATGGCGCCGTGGGCGATGCTGGCCCAGCGCGCGGCCCGCGACGCGCTGGGCTTCGAGGTCGAGCTGCTGTGGACCAACGACGGCTTCGTCGTGCGGCTGCCCGACGGCGCCGGCCTCGACGGCGGCGACGCGTGGCTGTTCCCGGCCGCGGCCACGCTGACCGACGCGCTGACCGGCCTGATCGCGGGCACGTCGATGTTCGCGGCCCGGTTCCGCGAGGCCGCGGGCCGCGCGCTGCTCTTGCCGCGCCGACGCCCGGGCCAGCGCACGCCGCTGTGGCAGGTGCGCAAGAAGGCGCAGGACCTGCTGCGCGGCGCCCAGCGCGTCGCCGACTTCCCGATCCTGCTCGAGGCCTACCGCAAGTGCCTGACCGACGTGTTCGACGTCGCGGCGCTGCGCGAGGTCATGACCGCGATCGCCGACGGCACGATCGCGGTCGAGCGGCGCCTGGTCGAGGCGCCGTCGCCGAGCGCGAGCGCGGTGCTGTTCGGCTACGTCGCCAGCTTCATGTACGAGGGCGACGCGCCGCCGCTCGAGCGCCGGGCCGCGGCGCTGGCGATCGATCCGGCGCGGCTGCGCGAGCTCATCGGCGACGGCTCGCTGCGGGCGCTGCTCGACGCCGAGGTCCTGGCCGAGCTCGAGGCCACGCTGGCCCGGGCCGACCACCCGCCGACCACCGCCGACGGCTGGCACGATCGCTTGCTCTACCTGGGCGACGTCGACGCCACGGCGCTGACCGCGGCCGACGCGGCGATCGTCGACGGGCTCGTCGCCGCCGGGCGCGCGCTGGCGCTGGCGGTCGGCGCCCGGGCGCTGCTCGTGCCAGCCGAGTACGCCGGCCGCTACCGCGACGCGATCGGCGCGGCGCTGCCGGCCGGCGTGCCCGCGGCGTTCCTGGCGCCGACCGCCGATCCGCGCCGCGATCTGCTCGTGCGCTACGCGCGGACCCACGGCCCGTTCACCGCCGCCGAGCTGCGCGCGCGCTACGGCCTCGACGCCGGCGCGCTGGCCGCCGCGCTCGCCGCGCTGGTCGCCACCGGCGAGCTGGTGGCCGGCGAGTTCCGCCCCGACGGCGCCGACGCCGAGTGGATCCACGCCGACGTGCTGCGCAGCGCGCGGGCGCGGTCGCTGGCCAAGGTGCGCCGGCAGATCGCCCCCGTGTCGGCGGCCGCGTACGTGCGGTTCCTGCACGCGTGGCACGGCGTGGTCCACCGGCGCGCCGGCCTCGACCCGCTGCTCGACGCGATCGAGAAGCTCCAGGGCCTGCCGGTGCTGGCGTCGCAGCTCGAGGACGAGCTCCTGCCGGCGCGGGTCGCGCGCTACGCGCCGGCCGACCTCGACACGCTGGCGGCGGCCGGCGAGGTCGTGTGGCGCGGCGTGGCGCCGGCCGGCGCCAAGGACGGCCGGATCGTGCTGGCGCTGGCCGAGCACGCCGAGCGCTTCGCCGATCCCGAGGCCTTCGCCGCCGCCGAGGCCGGGACCGGCGAGCTGGGCCAGCGGGTGCTGGCGCTCTTGCGCGCGCGCGGCGCGCTGTTCTTCACCGAGATCAAGGCCGCGATCCCGATCTTCCCCGGCGACCTGGTGCGGGCGCTGTGGGCGCTCACCTGGAGCGGGCTGGTCGCCAACGACAGCTTCCGGCCGCTGCGCGAGCTGGGCGCCGACGAGGCGGCGCCGACGCGGCACGGTCGGCGGGCGCGGATCGCCGCGGCCGGGTTCCGCTCGCGCCGCACGCTGCCGGCCGCCGCCGAGGGCCGCTGGGCGGCGGTGCCGACGCCGACCACCAGCGCGACCGATCGCGGCCACGCGCTCCTGCACCAGTGGCTGGCGCGCTACGGCGTGGTCACCAAGGACAGCGCGACCGCCGAGGGCGGGTTCGCCGCCGCGTACCCGGTGCTGCGCGCGCTCGAGGACGCCGGCCAGCTGGTGCGCGGCCACTTCGTCGCCGACATCGCCGCGCTGCAGTTCGCGACCTCGGGCGCGGTCGAGCTCTTGCGCAGCCACGCGCGGCCGCGGGTGCCGCCGGCGGTGGTCGCGCTGGCCGCGGGCGACTGCGCCAGCCCGTTCGGCACGGTGCTGCCGTGGCCCAGCGGCGCCGGCGACGTGCGCCCGCGCCGGATCGCCGGCGCCACGGTGATCACCGTCGACGGCGCCGCCACCGCGTGGCTGCCGCCGGATCTCGATCACCTGTGCGCGTGGCTCGGCGACGACGCCGCGCTCGCCGCCGAGCTGACCGCGGTCGAGATCGTGCGGCTGGTGCGCGAGGCCCGGACCGCCGGCGAGCCGGCGACGATCCACACGATCGCCGGCGTGGCCGCGCCCGCGCACCCGCTGGCCCGGCACCTGATCGCGGCCGGCCTGGCCGCGCGCGACGCGACGCTGGTGCTCGATCGCGCGCGCGACGTGTGGCGCTGA
- a CDS encoding YbhB/YbcL family Raf kinase inhibitor-like protein: protein MRTAVAASLMLATLACGGDDGPGTATDAAAVDADGDAPTQPDAAAPDGAGADAPAGTLALISPVITEGGVIPPMFSCRGTNVSPALAWTGGPTAPGYAVVLTDRSNNLVHAIIWDVPGALAALPEDVDKLAEPLDVPGAKQPLAYDGQTRGYLGPCPGTTHTYEFALYAVDANPLPGLSLASTRAQVLAAITAHDTASATLTATFTP, encoded by the coding sequence ATGCGCACCGCCGTCGCCGCTTCGCTGATGCTGGCCACCCTCGCCTGCGGTGGCGACGACGGCCCCGGGACCGCGACCGACGCCGCGGCGGTCGACGCCGACGGCGACGCCCCGACGCAGCCCGACGCGGCCGCGCCCGACGGCGCCGGCGCCGACGCACCGGCGGGCACGCTCGCGCTCATCAGCCCGGTCATCACCGAGGGCGGGGTCATCCCGCCCATGTTCTCGTGCCGCGGCACCAACGTGTCGCCGGCCCTGGCCTGGACCGGCGGGCCGACCGCGCCCGGCTACGCGGTGGTGCTGACCGATCGCAGCAACAACCTGGTCCACGCGATCATCTGGGACGTGCCCGGCGCGCTGGCGGCGCTGCCCGAGGACGTCGACAAGCTCGCCGAGCCCCTCGACGTGCCCGGCGCCAAGCAGCCGCTGGCCTACGACGGCCAGACCCGCGGCTACCTGGGCCCGTGCCCGGGCACGACCCACACCTACGAGTTCGCGCTGTACGCGGTCGACGCCAACCCGCTGCCCGGCCTGTCGCTGGCGTCGACCCGCGCCCAGGTCCTGGCTGCGATCACCGCCCACGACACCGCCAGCGCGACCCTGACCGCGACCTTCACGCCGTGA
- a CDS encoding glycosyltransferase, with amino-acid sequence MRRPRVLIVTKIFPNAAEPLSAPFNRQQFAALARHADIVDVLATIPSFPGAGLIKRWSSAGRLTDVPAREIIDGLPVRHPRTLFVPRLGHGTWGPLYVASLAPHLVRYRGAVDVVLASWAYPDGFAGVVAARLLGVPAVVKLHGSDINVNAKLPGPRRQLAWALPRAARVVAVSQALADEVAALGVARDRIALVRNGVDAELFHPRDRAAARQALGLPRDARIAVYVGNLKAAKGVLDLLAAFAQVDDPAARLVIVGGGDERAAVAAAAAADPRIVAAGPRPLPEIPTYMAACDVLTLASWAEGTPNVVLEALASGRRVVATAVGGVPDLIDDPLLGELVPARRPPALAAALARALAQPYVPEAVAARGARGGWDASAAALADVLRAALAAPT; translated from the coding sequence GTGCGGCGCCCGCGCGTCCTCATCGTCACGAAGATCTTCCCCAACGCCGCCGAGCCGCTGTCGGCGCCGTTCAACCGGCAGCAGTTCGCGGCGCTGGCTCGGCACGCGGACATCGTCGACGTGCTGGCGACGATCCCGTCGTTCCCCGGCGCCGGCCTGATCAAGCGCTGGTCGAGCGCCGGCCGCCTGACCGACGTGCCGGCGCGCGAGATCATCGACGGCCTGCCGGTCCGGCACCCGCGGACGCTGTTCGTGCCGCGCCTGGGCCACGGCACCTGGGGGCCGCTGTACGTGGCGTCGCTGGCGCCGCACCTGGTGCGCTACCGCGGCGCGGTCGACGTGGTGCTGGCGTCGTGGGCCTACCCCGACGGCTTCGCGGGCGTGGTCGCGGCCCGGCTCCTGGGCGTGCCGGCGGTGGTGAAGCTCCACGGCTCCGACATCAACGTCAACGCCAAGCTGCCGGGCCCGCGGCGCCAGCTGGCGTGGGCGCTGCCGCGCGCGGCGCGGGTGGTCGCGGTCAGCCAGGCGCTGGCCGACGAGGTCGCCGCGCTCGGGGTCGCGCGCGACCGCATCGCGCTGGTGCGCAACGGCGTCGACGCCGAGCTGTTCCACCCGCGGGATCGCGCCGCGGCCCGCCAGGCGCTGGGGCTGCCGCGCGACGCCCGGATCGCGGTCTACGTCGGCAACCTCAAGGCCGCCAAGGGCGTGCTCGATCTGCTGGCGGCGTTCGCGCAGGTCGACGATCCCGCGGCCCGGCTGGTGATCGTCGGGGGCGGCGACGAGCGGGCCGCGGTCGCCGCCGCCGCCGCCGCCGATCCGCGGATCGTGGCGGCGGGCCCGCGACCGCTGCCCGAGATCCCCACGTACATGGCGGCGTGCGACGTGCTCACGCTGGCGAGCTGGGCCGAGGGCACGCCCAACGTCGTGCTCGAGGCCCTGGCCAGCGGCCGCCGGGTGGTCGCGACCGCGGTCGGCGGCGTGCCCGATCTGATCGACGACCCGCTCCTGGGCGAGCTGGTCCCGGCGCGGCGACCGCCGGCGCTGGCGGCCGCGCTCGCGCGCGCGCTGGCGCAGCCGTACGTCCCCGAGGCCGTGGCGGCGCGGGGCGCCCGCGGCGGCTGGGACGCGAGCGCCGCCGCGCTGGCCGACGTGCTGCGGGCCGCGCTCGCGGCACCGACGTGA